The genomic segment ATCGGCTGCGCACCGAAGTGAAACAGGTCCAGGCGCGCAAGGTAGTGGGCGGCGACGATGACGACCTGGCCACCTGGACGCGCGAAGGCATCTATCAGGGCGTGCACTACGTGTTCGACCGGGCGGGTGATCTTGTGCACAAGGGCGCACCGCAAGGAGATGCGCCTGATGACCTGACGTTGATCTGGGATGCCAACCATCGGTTGGCGGAGAGCCGCCGCAACGGGCAATCAACGTACTACGGCTATGACCCGCTGGGACGGCGGGTTTTCAAGCGTAACCCGACGCAGACAACGTGGTTCTTCTGGGATGGTGATGCGCTGCTGGGTGAGGTGCAGCAGGCCAACGACGCCGAAGAGGCGGCGCCGGTGTGGGTTGGTAATGTGGCCAGCCTGGTGGAGATGAGACGGCGGCAGCGGCGGTTGGAAAAGCTGCATGTGCGGGTGCGGGAGTATGTGTACTACCCCGGGACGTTTGTGCCGTTGGCCGGGCTTCTGCCGACAACCACAAGAACGAGCAACTGCGCGCCTCCGATAGAGAGTTCCGCCACTGCACGCATCCCGGAAAAGCTCGCGTCTGCAAGTCCTCTCGGCTCTCCGGCCAAGGCGACGGACCTTGCTGCTACACGGGCATCTGGCGTCGAGAAGGTTGGGGGTATGGGTCGGTTGGGAATGTCAACATTGGGAGGGCGAACCGAAGCCCCAACTCCTGTGCTCTCAGCTGCGGGCTCACTTCCAGGTAGAGAGGCTGCGCTTCTTGCCACCAGGAGTGCTTCTCAGCCAGCCCAATCGGTTGATGGGTCTCAGGGAGTCGTTGCCTCGCCGGAAGATCGGAGCCTCTTGGAAGGACGCAGCAAGGTTCATTTCTATGGCACTGAACTGAGTGGCGCACCAAACCGTGCAATAGACAGCGCGGGAAATGTACTTTGGACTATTCGCTATGGAGGGTGGGGCGCTGAAGAGCACACGGAGGTCGGGAGCTTCGAATTCAACGTAAGGCTGCAAGGCCAGTATCGTGATGAAGAGACTGGGCTCTGCCACAATCGGAACAGGTACTTCGATCCTCGCGTTGGGAGCTTCATCTCGCAGGATCCCCTGGGTTTGGATGCAGGCCCTGGCATCTATGAGTTTTCCTACAACTCCCAGACCTACTGCGACCCGCTGGGGCTTTCGTATAGCAGGACGACGGCGAGCGACGGACGCACGGTCTATCAGAACGATGATCTCTTCAATCCTGATCGCAAGGTGAGATGGACGGACCAAGCAACGGGTGAGTACAAGTACGGCACCAACCTGGAGCGTATGGCGGAGGGATATGCTCCAATCGGTAAGGATGGGAGGCCCGTGCAGCTGCACCACTTGACCATGACAGAGGCACCTGGCATGAACGGTCGCAGGGGATCTCTCGCTGAAATAAAGGAGTCGACGCATCAGAAGTACACATCGATTCTCCATATTCCGTTCCCGCGCAATCCAAACAATAGAAGACAGACGCTACCGCGGTATCCCAGCTTCCGAATGAATGCAGATGGCACTCCGTCCGTCCTGTCTGGGCAGTTCGATGCCTTCCGGACGTCGTACTGGAAGGCTAGGGCCGCCGCTATAATTGCATGCAGGCAATGAGGGTTAGAGCATGTTTGAACGTCTTGATGACATGATCGCTGGATCAGCGCGCGTAAGGGTGTTTCCTGGCCGTGCTGTTTCACCGGAGCTTACAGAGGATGCAGAGAGGGAGCTTGGGTTGGCTCTGCCCGTTTCCTACAAGGCTTGGCTTGGCGAGTTTGGCAACCTTTTTGTAGGTCCAGATCCAGTTTTCGGTCTAGCAGAGGCAGAGAATCGTGACGTGGCTGATGACGATCTGGTCTACAACGCTCGCTTGGTCGAGGAGAACGGGTTTCCTCCCGTAGGACTGATTCCAATTTTCGTTCCGGACTCGGACGAAGCTTTCTACTTCGATACACGTGAAGGATTGAAGGATGGGGAGTATCCAATTCTGCGGTACGACTACAATACCGGGGAGTTCGAGTTTTCTTCGCCATCATTCTTCGACTTCCTGATGGAACTCGTTCGTCACGCAGGGTAGCGAGGCTCCTGCTCTCTAGCTCCTCGCCTTGCCTTGTCCGCTACCTCTCGCGTTGCGCAACCCGGCGCGTACGGTGAAGCGCCGACGTGACCCGCTGTCGTTGCCACTCGGTGGGTAGTGCCGCTGAGCACGGTCTGATCAGAACGTGCTACATCTCACGCGTGTTCGACGGGGAAGTGCCCGGGTCGCTGCGTATTGCTCGGCGAGATGAAGGGTTTCATGTCGTCATTCCGAGTCCCCGACATCAGGCCCGGATCACCTCCCTTACAACGATTGGAGGGGGCTTCGCATTGGTTGTGATGATGGAGTAAGGGTGGCAAGACTGCTTTCCCATCCTCAGCCGCTCTTGGCGTTCTTCACTAGTATGGTTGACGAATTGCCGGCGGCTGCGGGTGGATGAGGACAGCTCATCTGGTTTGTGGTCGCATTGAGATCTTCGTCAGGTGCGTTGTTCACGAATCTATTGGACGGGGAACTCCTGGTCTTGGGGACTACACGTGACTGGAAATTGGTTCTCGCGCCTCTACGATGCGGGTTCGCTGAAAGTGAGTGCCAAGGTGCTTGGCGACTTTGGATTTGATCCTTTGTCCCGCGATCTGATGTTGCAGCCCGGGTTGCCGTCAAGACCTCCTCGCGAAGTACCCGTTGTGCAGTTCGAGGCGCCCATGAGTTCGTAAACGGTCGCCTTTCGAGCTTCCTTGGCTTTCTGGAGTCGTATGAGGTATTTCAAGCGCCGGCGAAATCAAGCGATTCCAAACTGGCTGTCTACTTTCAGGCAGAAACGCAGGCCAGGCTTGAGGCGTTCAAGCGAGGCGAGCTT from the Stenotrophomonas maltophilia genome contains:
- a CDS encoding SMI1/KNR4 family protein, which encodes MFERLDDMIAGSARVRVFPGRAVSPELTEDAERELGLALPVSYKAWLGEFGNLFVGPDPVFGLAEAENRDVADDDLVYNARLVEENGFPPVGLIPIFVPDSDEAFYFDTREGLKDGEYPILRYDYNTGEFEFSSPSFFDFLMELVRHAG